One genomic region from Campylobacter sp. RM5004 encodes:
- a CDS encoding pyridoxal phosphate-dependent aminotransferase: MQFSQKIKGLEESITLAITAKAKLLKEQGVKVISFSAGEPDFDTPQIVKNAAIKAINDGCGKYTPVAGTTEVLKAICTKLKRDHNLDYEISEVIANVGAKHSLFNAIQALVCDGDEVIIPAPYWVTYPEQVKYSGGVPVIITPKNNFKLSVEELKAAITPKTKILILNNPSNPTGALYTKDELMALAKVLEGTNIVVLADEMYEKLVYDGEFVAFASLSEDALNRTVTINGLSKCAAMPGYRFGYSASKNKELNKLMKNLQGQCTSNICSITQAAAIPALVGEIDSDIAMMKEEFKKRRDKACEMISDIKGLKLLSKPSGAFYLFIDCSSINPDDVEFCAKLLDEKKVACVPGSGFGMKGYFRISYATSMENIIAGIEKIAEFVKEYK; the protein is encoded by the coding sequence ATGCAATTTTCACAAAAAATTAAAGGTTTGGAAGAATCAATAACTTTAGCAATCACAGCTAAAGCAAAATTACTTAAAGAACAAGGCGTTAAGGTTATTAGTTTTAGTGCAGGAGAGCCTGATTTTGATACTCCACAAATAGTAAAAAATGCAGCAATTAAAGCTATCAATGATGGTTGTGGTAAATACACTCCTGTTGCAGGAACTACTGAAGTTTTAAAAGCAATTTGCACCAAGCTTAAAAGAGATCATAATTTAGATTATGAAATAAGCGAAGTTATAGCAAATGTCGGAGCAAAGCATAGTTTATTTAATGCCATTCAAGCTCTTGTTTGTGATGGCGATGAAGTAATAATTCCAGCTCCATACTGGGTAACTTATCCTGAGCAAGTTAAGTATTCTGGCGGAGTTCCTGTAATCATAACTCCAAAAAATAATTTCAAATTAAGTGTTGAAGAACTAAAAGCAGCTATTACACCTAAGACAAAAATATTAATTTTAAACAACCCTAGCAATCCTACCGGTGCTTTATATACTAAAGATGAATTAATGGCTTTAGCAAAAGTTTTAGAAGGCACAAATATTGTAGTATTAGCTGATGAAATGTATGAAAAATTAGTTTATGATGGAGAATTTGTAGCTTTTGCAAGTTTAAGTGAAGATGCACTAAATCGCACCGTTACTATTAATGGACTTAGCAAGTGTGCTGCTATGCCAGGCTATCGTTTTGGTTATAGTGCAAGTAAAAATAAAGAATTAAATAAACTTATGAAAAATCTTCAAGGACAATGCACGAGTAATATTTGCAGTATTACTCAAGCAGCTGCAATTCCTGCTTTAGTAGGAGAAATTGATAGTGATATTGCTATGATGAAAGAAGAATTTAAGAAAAGAAGAGATAAAGCTTGTGAAATGATAAGCGATATTAAAGGGCTTAAATTACTTTCAAAACCTAGTGGAGCATTTTATTTATTCATAGATTGCTCTAGCATTAATCCTGATGATGTTGAGTTTTGTGCTAAGCTTTTAGATGAGAAAAAAGTAGCTTGTGTTCCTGGAAGTGGTTTTGGTATGAAGGGTTATTTTAGAATATCTTATGCAACTTCAATGGAAAATATTATAGCAGGTATAGAAAAAATAGCTGAGTTTGTTAAGGAATATAAGTGA
- the queC gene encoding 7-cyano-7-deazaguanine synthase QueC, whose amino-acid sequence MSKIAISILSGGLDSCVSTACAIRDGYKVIAIHFNYHQRTEQRELKAFNDICDFYKIQKMAIDMDFFKQIGGSSLTDISLEVPKGTLGENGKVPNTYVPFRNGIFYSIAAAIAQRFNASAIYTGLVSEDSSNYPDTTLDFVEKTAAFIKEGSGENIKIITPLIKLKKSEIVKLGMSLKAPLELSYSCYDSNELACGKCESCQLRLKGFSEAGFKDLIKYENNS is encoded by the coding sequence GTGAGTAAAATTGCTATAAGTATTTTAAGTGGTGGGCTTGATAGTTGTGTAAGCACAGCTTGTGCTATTCGTGATGGTTATAAGGTTATTGCAATTCACTTTAATTATCATCAAAGAACAGAACAAAGAGAACTAAAAGCATTTAATGATATTTGTGATTTTTATAAAATACAAAAAATGGCAATTGATATGGATTTTTTTAAACAAATCGGCGGCTCAAGCCTAACAGATATTAGTTTAGAAGTTCCAAAAGGCACTTTAGGAGAAAACGGAAAAGTGCCTAATACTTATGTGCCGTTTAGAAATGGTATTTTTTATAGTATTGCAGCAGCAATTGCACAAAGATTTAATGCAAGTGCTATATATACAGGCTTAGTTAGCGAAGATTCTAGCAATTATCCTGACACTACTTTAGATTTTGTAGAAAAAACTGCAGCATTTATTAAAGAAGGAAGTGGAGAAAATATAAAAATCATTACTCCACTAATTAAACTTAAAAAATCTGAAATCGTAAAACTTGGAATGAGTTTAAAAGCACCTTTAGAGCTTAGCTATAGTTGTTATGATAGCAATGAATTAGCTTGTGGTAAATGCGAATCTTGTCAATTAAGATTAAAAGGTTTTAGCGAAGCAGGATTTAAAGATTTAATAAAATACGAAAATAATTCCTAA
- a CDS encoding histidine triad nucleotide-binding protein, whose product MSDLNVFERIVIGELPSSKVLENDEFLAFHDIDPKAPVHILIIPKKRFTSFQEVDGATMAKMTDFIHEVAKLLGLDKSGYKLLTNVGADAGQEVFHLHFHMLGGLKLFIPKVEENKEALF is encoded by the coding sequence ATGAGTGATTTAAATGTTTTTGAAAGAATTGTTATCGGAGAGCTTCCTTCAAGTAAAGTATTAGAAAATGATGAATTTTTAGCTTTTCACGATATTGACCCAAAAGCTCCTGTTCATATTTTGATTATTCCTAAAAAAAGATTTACAAGTTTTCAAGAAGTTGATGGTGCTACTATGGCTAAAATGACTGATTTTATTCATGAAGTTGCAAAATTACTAGGCCTTGATAAGAGTGGTTACAAACTACTTACAAATGTTGGAGCTGATGCAGGACAAGAAGTATTTCATTTACATTTTCATATGTTAGGTGGGCTTAAATTATTCATACCTAAAGTAGAAGAAAATAAAGAAGCTTTATTTTAA
- the pheS gene encoding phenylalanine--tRNA ligase subunit alpha, whose amino-acid sequence MEDILKSLNNCSSLEELEQIKVQILGKKGYLTSEFAKLKDLEGDEKKQRAEILNKLRDEFNDNFAQKQKVLKDEFIKAKAKKDAFNFAYFDEKSSSGALHPVMSTMDKIIDYFVRQNFSLEEGPLIEDDFHNFEALNLPKSHPARDMQDTFYFIDKMLLRTQTSPVQIRTMQKQNPPIRMIAPGAVFRRDFDMTHTPMFHQIEMLVVEEGDKISFANLKYVLEEFLRYMFGDVKVRFRPSFFPFTEPSAEVDISCVFCGGCGCRVCKKTGFIEVMGCGMVHPNVFKNVGYKNVSGYAFGLGVERFAMLLHKIPDLRSLFEGDLRLLEQFK is encoded by the coding sequence TTGGAAGATATTTTAAAAAGTTTAAATAATTGTTCTTCGCTTGAAGAATTAGAGCAAATTAAGGTGCAAATTCTTGGTAAAAAAGGATATTTAACAAGTGAATTTGCTAAGTTAAAAGACTTAGAAGGCGATGAAAAGAAACAAAGAGCAGAAATTTTAAATAAGCTAAGAGATGAATTTAATGATAATTTTGCTCAAAAACAAAAGGTTTTAAAAGATGAGTTTATAAAAGCAAAAGCAAAAAAAGATGCTTTTAACTTTGCTTATTTTGATGAAAAATCAAGTTCAGGGGCACTTCATCCTGTAATGAGCACAATGGATAAAATCATTGATTATTTTGTAAGACAAAATTTTAGCTTAGAAGAAGGTCCATTAATTGAAGATGATTTTCATAATTTTGAGGCTTTAAATTTACCTAAATCTCACCCTGCAAGAGATATGCAAGATACTTTTTATTTCATTGATAAAATGCTACTTAGAACACAAACAAGTCCAGTTCAAATAAGAACAATGCAAAAACAAAATCCACCTATTAGAATGATTGCACCTGGTGCTGTGTTTAGAAGAGATTTTGATATGACTCATACACCGATGTTTCATCAAATTGAAATGCTTGTAGTAGAAGAGGGTGATAAAATATCTTTTGCTAACTTAAAATATGTATTAGAAGAGTTTTTAAGATATATGTTTGGTGATGTTAAAGTTAGATTTCGTCCTAGCTTTTTTCCATTTACTGAACCTAGTGCTGAAGTTGATATTTCTTGTGTATTTTGTGGCGGTTGTGGTTGCAGAGTATGTAAAAAAACAGGCTTTATAGAAGTTATGGGTTGTGGAATGGTGCATCCTAATGTATTTAAAAATGTAGGTTATAAAAATGTTAGTGGATATGCCTTTGGTTTAGGTGTTGAAAGATTTGCTATGTTACTTCATAAAATTCCTGATTTAAGGTCGTTATTTGAAGGAGATTTAAGATTATTGGAGCAATTTAAATGA
- the pheT gene encoding phenylalanine--tRNA ligase subunit beta, with product MIISKNWLNEFIDLKNISTDELVTTLNSIGLEVDGVHTLIAPAKVVVAKVLSKEKHPDAEKLSVCQVDVGNETLQIVCGAKNVEAGQFVAVSLEGAKIGEITIKKAKLRGVESNGMICSSTELGFAKINDGIMVLDDSIGELVLGKELREYSLFNDELIEIELTPNRGDCLSINGVARDLSAALDINLKERKAFKDIDNAEGIRRILNVHFSDGIDGNVSIKAIELLEDIENSLKVKLRLASIEELKSNSIENLLSYSTHASGVLFNAFDLNKICDECEQISLDVKTKENKEFAIRFKDKELAVLGITQNEEFKISNESKKILIVANYVNPNIIANTHKNYKNTDIYRSFRGSEPELNIGIDYLFNLLQLDKNIKIYGSSCQNTPTKEKLSISCNILELEKMIGQTCEKNDVVKILKRLGFELSIAEDNIYLKIPFYRHDISNSADICEEIVRMIGIDNIEPKPLEFYESNRTNKTYLNYQKSLELRKRALMSGYFESVGYVFDSKEFLEKLGLKYIKNEIINPITSDMNTLRSSIMATLLKQAQFNFNNSRKSVKLFEIGSTFDEAGNESKKIAFISSGLNESSNIKNHAKAKNIDFFTFLSELKTILKEFELRTSDFHLFSEFERADIYKNGVKIGVVGRLDLHLENELELPITYLCEIDFNALVYDFIQAKSYSKFQGTTRDLSILVPKNYDYSIIKNLINNLNIKNLKEFKIIDLYQDESLKDFESLSINFSFVDDEKVLKNDDVNNEISQIISELEKIGLKLR from the coding sequence ATGATTATTAGTAAAAATTGGTTGAATGAATTTATAGATTTAAAAAATATAAGTACAGATGAATTAGTAACAACTTTAAATAGTATAGGATTAGAAGTAGATGGCGTTCATACTCTAATAGCTCCTGCTAAAGTAGTAGTAGCAAAAGTTTTAAGCAAAGAAAAACACCCAGATGCTGAGAAATTAAGCGTATGCCAAGTAGATGTTGGTAATGAGACTTTACAAATAGTTTGTGGCGCTAAAAATGTGGAAGCAGGACAATTTGTAGCAGTTAGTTTAGAAGGTGCTAAAATAGGTGAAATTACTATTAAAAAAGCCAAATTACGTGGAGTTGAGAGTAATGGTATGATATGCTCATCAACCGAGCTTGGTTTTGCAAAAATCAATGATGGAATAATGGTTTTAGATGATAGTATAGGAGAGCTTGTTTTAGGAAAAGAACTTCGTGAATATTCTTTATTTAATGATGAATTAATTGAAATTGAACTTACTCCTAATCGTGGGGATTGCCTTAGTATAAATGGAGTTGCTAGGGATTTAAGTGCTGCATTAGACATCAATCTAAAAGAAAGAAAAGCTTTTAAAGATATTGATAATGCAGAAGGCATTAGAAGAATTTTAAATGTTCATTTTAGCGATGGAATAGATGGTAATGTAAGTATAAAAGCCATTGAATTATTAGAAGATATTGAAAATTCTTTAAAAGTAAAATTAAGATTAGCAAGCATTGAAGAGCTTAAATCAAATTCTATTGAAAATTTATTATCATATTCAACCCATGCAAGCGGTGTATTATTTAATGCTTTTGATTTAAACAAAATATGTGATGAATGCGAACAAATTAGCCTTGATGTTAAAACAAAAGAAAATAAAGAATTTGCAATTAGATTTAAAGACAAAGAATTAGCTGTTTTAGGAATTACTCAAAATGAAGAATTTAAAATCAGCAATGAAAGTAAGAAGATATTAATAGTAGCTAATTATGTAAATCCAAACATTATAGCAAATACTCACAAAAACTATAAAAATACTGATATTTATAGAAGCTTTAGGGGTAGTGAGCCTGAGCTAAATATTGGAATTGATTATTTATTTAATCTTTTACAGCTTGATAAAAATATTAAAATTTATGGAAGCTCATGCCAAAACACTCCAACCAAAGAAAAGCTTTCAATAAGTTGCAATATTTTAGAATTAGAAAAAATGATAGGTCAAACTTGTGAGAAAAACGATGTTGTAAAAATATTAAAAAGATTAGGCTTTGAGCTAAGTATTGCAGAAGATAATATATATCTTAAAATTCCTTTTTATAGACACGATATAAGCAATTCGGCAGATATTTGCGAAGAAATTGTAAGAATGATAGGAATTGATAATATAGAGCCAAAACCTTTAGAATTTTATGAATCAAATAGAACAAATAAAACTTATTTAAATTATCAAAAATCTTTAGAGCTTAGAAAAAGAGCTTTAATGAGTGGATATTTTGAAAGCGTTGGTTATGTATTTGATAGTAAAGAATTCTTAGAAAAATTAGGATTAAAATATATTAAAAATGAAATTATAAATCCTATTACAAGTGATATGAATACTTTAAGAAGTTCTATTATGGCTACTTTATTAAAGCAAGCTCAATTTAACTTTAATAACTCAAGAAAATCAGTTAAATTATTTGAAATCGGCAGCACTTTTGATGAAGCAGGTAATGAGAGTAAAAAAATTGCTTTTATTAGTTCAGGTTTAAATGAAAGCTCAAATATTAAAAATCATGCAAAAGCAAAAAATATTGATTTCTTTACATTTTTAAGTGAATTAAAGACAATTTTAAAAGAATTTGAATTAAGAACTAGCGATTTTCATTTATTTAGTGAATTTGAAAGAGCTGATATTTATAAAAATGGAGTAAAAATCGGAGTAGTTGGAAGACTTGATTTACATTTAGAAAATGAATTAGAACTACCTATTACTTATTTGTGTGAAATTGATTTTAATGCTTTAGTTTATGATTTCATTCAAGCAAAATCTTATTCTAAATTCCAAGGAACAACAAGAGATTTAAGCATATTAGTACCTAAAAACTATGATTATTCAATTATTAAAAACTTAATTAATAATCTAAATATTAAAAATCTAAAAGAGTTTAAAATCATAGATTTATATCAAGATGAAAGCTTAAAAGATTTTGAAAGTTTAAGTATTAATTTTAGTTTTGTAGATGATGAAAAAGTATTAAAAAATGATGATGTAAATAATGAAATTAGTCAAATAATCAGCGAATTAGAAAAAATAGGATTAAAGTTAAGATGA
- the aroA gene encoding 3-phosphoshikimate 1-carboxyvinyltransferase — translation MKIPTIKKEFNIVLENIAADKSISHRAALFSLLTNGECRVVNYLYAQDCLHTLEVIKQLGAKVQIKEDELIITPPEELISPNVVLDCGNSGTLMRLLIGFLASSKGFFVLSGDEYLNKRPMKRVSAILNDLGANIYGRDEANYAPLAIAGKNIKYFKYHNYLKSAQVKTALILAGLLSNGCEVSEDELSRDHSENLLKLMNAPIKVENNVVRVEPMVQKLKPYSIKVPNDPSSAFFFAVLCAISKNSTLKLKNVLLNKTRIEAFVVLEKMGANIKYEIKENNYECIGDITIKSSELRAVEVSENISWLIDEIPALSIAFLYANGKSIVKNAKELRVKESDRIKAVLENYKLLGVEYEEFEDGFSVIGKSVKGNNFNLKSFADHRIAMSFSLLAKDYEINIDDTKCVDASFTNFYDILNNFGINNEN, via the coding sequence ATGAAAATTCCAACAATAAAAAAAGAATTTAATATAGTTTTAGAAAATATAGCAGCCGATAAATCAATATCACATAGAGCTGCTTTGTTTTCTTTACTAACTAACGGCGAGTGTAGGGTGGTTAATTATTTATATGCGCAAGATTGCTTGCATACTTTAGAAGTAATAAAGCAATTAGGTGCAAAAGTTCAAATTAAAGAAGATGAATTAATAATAACTCCGCCTGAAGAATTAATTTCTCCTAATGTAGTTCTTGATTGCGGTAACTCAGGAACTTTAATGAGATTACTTATAGGTTTTTTAGCTAGCTCTAAAGGTTTTTTTGTTTTAAGCGGAGATGAATATTTAAATAAAAGACCTATGAAAAGAGTTAGTGCTATATTAAATGATTTAGGTGCAAATATTTACGGAAGAGATGAAGCAAATTACGCACCTTTGGCAATTGCAGGCAAAAATATAAAGTACTTTAAATACCATAATTATTTAAAATCAGCTCAGGTAAAAACTGCTTTAATTTTAGCTGGATTGTTAAGTAATGGTTGTGAAGTTAGCGAAGATGAATTAAGTAGAGATCATTCTGAAAATCTATTAAAACTAATGAATGCACCTATAAAAGTAGAAAATAATGTAGTTAGGGTTGAGCCAATGGTTCAAAAATTAAAGCCATACTCAATAAAAGTGCCAAACGATCCTTCTTCAGCATTTTTCTTTGCAGTTTTATGTGCTATTAGCAAAAACTCTACATTGAAATTAAAAAATGTATTGTTAAATAAAACTAGAATTGAAGCTTTTGTTGTTTTAGAAAAAATGGGAGCTAATATTAAATATGAAATTAAAGAAAATAATTATGAATGTATAGGGGATATTACAATCAAAAGCTCTGAGCTTAGAGCAGTGGAAGTAAGCGAAAATATTTCTTGGCTAATTGATGAAATACCAGCACTTTCAATAGCATTTTTATACGCTAATGGAAAATCTATTGTAAAAAATGCAAAAGAATTAAGAGTAAAAGAAAGCGACAGAATAAAAGCAGTGCTTGAAAATTATAAACTTTTAGGCGTTGAATACGAAGAATTTGAAGACGGATTTAGCGTTATTGGAAAAAGCGTTAAAGGAAACAATTTTAATTTAAAAAGCTTTGCGGATCATAGAATTGCTATGAGCTTTTCTTTACTAGCAAAAGATTATGAAATTAATATAGATGATACGAAATGTGTAGATGCGTCTTTTACTAATTTTTATGATATTTTAAATAATTTCGGTATTAATAATGAAAATTGA
- a CDS encoding 4-hydroxy-3-methylbut-2-enyl diphosphate reductase, with product MKIELAKSYGFCFGVKRAIKQAEKTKDAATIGPLIHNNDEITRLKNDFNVNTLNDISELGNEKKAIIRTHGITKQDLDNLKTSGREIIDATCPFVKKPQEIVEKMSSEGYEIVIFGDSNHPEVKSVRSYATTNNYVVLDENELNEVKFKNKVALVSQTTKKVEKFMQIANYLMLKVKEVRVFNTICDATFKNQEAIKSLAMKSDVMIIVGGKNSSNTKQLFLIAKEHCKDSYLIENENELDYRWFNNKKLCGVSAGASTPDWIIEKVVKKIENFS from the coding sequence ATGAAAATTGAATTAGCTAAAAGTTATGGATTTTGTTTTGGTGTAAAAAGAGCTATCAAACAAGCAGAAAAAACAAAAGATGCTGCAACAATTGGGCCATTAATTCACAATAATGATGAAATAACAAGATTAAAGAACGATTTTAATGTTAATACCTTAAATGATATTAGCGAATTAGGAAATGAAAAAAAAGCAATAATTAGAACACATGGAATTACCAAACAAGATTTAGATAATTTAAAAACAAGTGGCAGAGAAATTATTGATGCAACTTGTCCTTTTGTTAAAAAACCACAAGAAATAGTTGAAAAAATGAGTAGTGAAGGGTATGAAATAGTAATTTTTGGAGATAGTAATCATCCTGAAGTAAAAAGTGTTAGAAGTTACGCAACTACTAATAATTATGTGGTTTTAGATGAAAACGAATTAAACGAAGTAAAATTTAAAAATAAAGTAGCTTTGGTTAGTCAAACAACAAAAAAAGTAGAAAAATTTATGCAAATTGCAAATTATTTGATGTTAAAAGTAAAAGAAGTAAGAGTTTTTAATACAATTTGCGATGCAACCTTTAAAAACCAAGAAGCAATTAAGTCGCTTGCTATGAAAAGTGATGTAATGATTATAGTAGGTGGGAAAAATAGTTCTAATACAAAACAATTATTTTTAATTGCAAAAGAACATTGTAAAGATAGCTACTTAATTGAAAATGAAAATGAATTAGATTATAGATGGTTTAATAATAAAAAACTATGTGGAGTAAGTGCTGGAGCTAGTACGCCTGATTGGATTATTGAAAAAGTAGTAAAAAAAATTGAAAATTTTTCATAG
- a CDS encoding 30S ribosomal protein S1 — protein sequence MAKLNGAHNNLEDLENIDFATMLDEFESEKNPENIAIIEGKIIKIEGDEVFVDIQDKSEGVLNIAEITKDDKLLFNIDDTIKVTIVGSSNGRRILSYKKALRKEKVVEFIKNYNEDNNEIFDVKVIGKNRGGFVAVDANEVEFFLPKSQCSHKELNTLMNKKIKVKILKIDEETQSIVVSKKKANDEERKKRKELITNIVNDTELKEGVVRKLTSYGMFVDIGGVDGLVHYSEISYKGPVNPSTLYKEGDKVVVKIVGYDEEKKHISLSIKAALSDPWDEIKDSLEIGDVLKVVVSNIENYGAFVDLGNDIEGFLHISEISWDKNVKNPRDYLKEGQEIDVEVIEIDCEKRRLRVSLKSLLPKPFDGFSEKFKVGDIVEGEISTITNFGAFVKIDNVEGLLLNDDISWTENETCKKVYKVGDKIKVKIRKIDSENQKISLSVKHLEESPSALFAKDHKLGDIIKGVVSDIKDFGVFVKVNDKVEALIKNEDLGETKPNIGDEIEGALIFTRNGKIRLSVKKLNIIKTREDLEKFNSDDKITIGDIIKDQLQ from the coding sequence ATGGCTAAGTTAAATGGAGCTCATAACAATTTAGAAGATTTAGAAAACATTGATTTCGCGACAATGTTAGATGAGTTTGAAAGCGAAAAAAACCCTGAAAATATTGCAATTATTGAAGGTAAAATCATTAAAATTGAAGGTGATGAAGTTTTTGTTGATATTCAAGACAAATCAGAAGGCGTTTTAAATATAGCAGAAATAACAAAAGATGACAAATTATTATTCAATATAGATGACACTATTAAAGTTACTATCGTTGGTAGTAGCAATGGTCGTAGAATTTTATCTTACAAAAAAGCACTTAGAAAAGAAAAAGTTGTTGAATTTATAAAAAATTATAATGAAGATAATAATGAAATTTTTGATGTTAAAGTAATAGGTAAAAACCGTGGTGGTTTTGTAGCAGTAGATGCTAATGAGGTAGAATTCTTTTTACCAAAATCTCAATGCTCACATAAAGAATTAAATACTTTAATGAACAAGAAAATTAAAGTTAAAATTTTAAAAATTGATGAAGAAACACAAAGCATTGTAGTTTCTAAGAAAAAAGCGAACGATGAAGAACGCAAAAAAAGAAAAGAACTAATTACAAATATAGTAAATGACACTGAATTAAAAGAAGGTGTTGTAAGAAAACTTACAAGTTATGGTATGTTTGTTGATATCGGTGGCGTTGATGGATTAGTGCATTATAGTGAAATCTCTTATAAAGGGCCAGTTAATCCTAGCACTCTTTATAAAGAAGGTGATAAAGTAGTTGTAAAAATTGTTGGTTATGATGAAGAGAAAAAACACATATCATTATCAATCAAAGCAGCTCTTAGTGATCCATGGGATGAAATTAAAGACAGTTTAGAAATAGGTGATGTTTTAAAAGTAGTTGTTTCTAACATTGAAAATTATGGTGCTTTTGTAGATTTAGGAAATGATATAGAAGGATTTTTACATATTAGTGAAATTTCATGGGATAAAAATGTTAAAAATCCAAGAGATTATTTAAAAGAAGGTCAAGAAATTGATGTTGAAGTAATTGAAATAGATTGTGAAAAACGCCGCTTAAGAGTATCTTTAAAAAGCTTATTACCAAAGCCATTTGATGGTTTTAGTGAGAAGTTTAAAGTTGGAGATATAGTAGAAGGTGAAATCAGCACAATTACTAATTTTGGTGCATTTGTAAAAATTGATAATGTTGAAGGTTTATTATTAAATGATGATATTTCTTGGACAGAAAATGAAACTTGCAAAAAAGTTTACAAAGTTGGTGATAAAATTAAAGTAAAAATAAGAAAAATAGATTCAGAAAATCAAAAAATATCTTTAAGCGTTAAACACCTAGAAGAAAGTCCTAGTGCATTATTTGCAAAAGATCACAAACTAGGTGATATTATTAAAGGTGTAGTAAGTGATATTAAAGATTTCGGAGTTTTTGTTAAGGTAAATGATAAAGTAGAAGCTTTAATTAAAAATGAAGATTTAGGAGAAACTAAACCTAATATTGGAGATGAAATTGAAGGAGCTTTAATATTTACAAGAAATGGAAAAATCCGTCTAAGTGTGAAAAAATTAAACATCATCAAAACTCGCGAAGATTTAGAGAAATTTAATTCTGATGATAAAATAACAATTGGAGATATTATTAAAGACCAATTACAATAA
- the efp gene encoding elongation factor P — protein MASYSMGDLKKGLKIEIEGIPYKIVEYQHVKPGKGPAFVRIKIKSFVNGKVLEKTFHAGDKCESPNLIEKEMQYLYDDGEFCQFMDTETYEQVAISEEDVGESRKWMIDGMNVSVLFHNGKAIGVEVPQVVELKIVETQPNFKGDTQGSNKKPATLESGAVVQIPFHVLEGEVIRVDTQRGEYIERANK, from the coding sequence ATGGCATCATATTCAATGGGTGATTTAAAAAAAGGCTTAAAAATTGAAATAGAAGGTATTCCATATAAAATTGTTGAATACCAACACGTAAAACCTGGTAAAGGTCCTGCTTTTGTAAGAATAAAAATCAAGTCTTTTGTAAATGGTAAGGTTTTAGAAAAAACATTCCACGCAGGCGATAAGTGTGAATCTCCAAATCTTATAGAAAAAGAAATGCAATATCTTTATGATGATGGTGAATTCTGCCAATTTATGGATACTGAAACTTACGAGCAAGTTGCGATCAGTGAAGAAGATGTAGGTGAAAGTAGAAAATGGATGATTGATGGAATGAATGTTAGTGTATTATTCCACAACGGAAAAGCTATAGGTGTTGAAGTTCCACAAGTTGTTGAGTTAAAAATCGTTGAAACTCAGCCAAACTTTAAAGGTGACACTCAAGGCTCAAATAAAAAACCTGCAACTTTAGAAAGTGGAGCAGTAGTTCAAATACCATTCCATGTTTTAGAAGGTGAAGTAATTAGAGTAGATACTCAAAGAGGCGAGTATATAGAAAGAGCTAACAAGTAA
- a CDS encoding DUF2018 family protein — protein sequence MDEFDKLFETTPEEKLIDVLQNAPRGAVHNSVVNYCKEIVALRILLEKNNIDSYQIEKFMFENDALLEDKANDVYIEFCAKILGHEG from the coding sequence ATGGATGAATTTGATAAATTATTTGAAACAACCCCTGAAGAAAAATTAATTGATGTATTACAAAATGCACCAAGAGGTGCAGTTCATAATAGCGTTGTAAATTATTGCAAAGAAATTGTAGCTTTAAGAATATTATTAGAAAAAAACAATATTGATAGCTATCAAATAGAAAAATTTATGTTTGAAAACGATGCATTATTAGAAGATAAGGCAAATGATGTTTATATAGAGTTTTGTGCAAAAATTTTAGGACATGAAGGCTAA